GCGTGCGCGTATCGCCTTCCATGACGCCGGGGAGGACCTGCGCGAACTGCACGCGGCGGCCACCGGTCCGCTCCAGCTCATCCGCCAGGCCGTCGAGGCCGCAGTACCCGGCCGCGGTGCCGAGGGCACGGCCTACGAGGAAAGCTGGGCTCGTGTCGGCGCGCGCCTGGCCGCGATCCCGGCGGCCCTGGATGGGTACGCCCGCAGCCTCCTGCTCGCCGCCGAGCGCGGACATTTGCCGGCGCGCCGCCAGGTCGAGCTCGTAACGCAGCGCTGCCGCAATTGGATCGACGACGATGTCGCTCTCGTGGATCGCTACGGCGAAGGGCGCCAGCGGGCGCCGTTGCAGGCGGCGGCGCAGGGCGCGCGGGAGGCGTACCAGAGGCTGGCCGGGATGCTGACCGCAGACCTGGCACCGCGGGCGCGCAGCGAGGAGGCTTTCGGGCCGCAGCGGTACGCACTCTGGGTTCGTACCTTCCTCGCGGCCGAGCCCGACCTGCGCGAGCTCTACGACTGGGGCTGGGAGGAGTTCACCGCGATCGAGGCGGAGCTGGTCGCGGAGGCGAGGGCCCTGGGCGGGAGCGTGCCCGAGGCGCTCGACCGGCTCGACAGCCCCGACGCACCTGGGACCCTGCACAGCAGGGAGGCGTTCGGGGCGTGGCTACAGGAGCTGCTGGAGGCCACCATCGAGCGGCTGCACGGCGTGCACTTCGACATCCCCGCACCGCTGCGGCGGATCGAGTCGCGGGTGACCACGTCGTCCGGCACCGCCTACACCGGGCCGTCTCGGGACCTGACGCGGCCGGGCCGGGTCTGGTGGTTCCTCCCCGAGGACGAGGCAAGCTTCCCCACCTGGTATGCCTACAGCACCGCGTACCACGAGGGCGTTCCCGGCCACCACCTCCACATCGGCTATGAGGTCTGTCGGGGAGGCCTTGGGCGGCGGCTGAACCTGCTCGGCGGGCTCTCCGGTAGCCAGGAGGGCTGGGCCTTGTACGCCGAGCGGTTCATGGACGAGCTCGGGCTCTATGAACAGCCGGGTGCGCGACTGGGGTATCTATTCATGCAGTTGCTGCGGGCGGCACGGGTCGTGCTCGACATTGGCCTGCACCTACGGCTGCCGATGCCGTCTGGCGACGGAGCGTTTTGGACGCCGGACGCGGCGCTGCAGTTACTGCGGGACCGCTGTCATCAGGGGCCCTACGCGTCCGCCGAGCTCGCGCGTTACCTGGGCCGGCCAGGGCAGGCGCTGGCTTACAAGGTAGGTGAGCGGGTGTGGTTGGCAGAGCGCTCGTCCTTCCCCGGCGACCGGCGAGCATTTCACCGTCGGGCGCTGGAACTTGGCTCGCTGGGACTGGGCCAGCTAACGGGGGCGTTGACCGGATGACCGCGCATCATTCATGCATGGTGTGAAGCAGGCCGGGCACCGCATCCGTAACTGGGTCTCGCTCAGCGGGCGACCGAGTGGCGTCAGGGCATATTCCACCCTCGGGGGTACTTCCGGGTGTGCGGACCTGGTCACCAACCCATCGCGGGTGAGTGCGCGCAGCGTACGTCACGGACGAGCTCGATCGTCTGTACGCAGTCCGGCGCGACCCCGCGCTGTGCGAGTTCGGCGCCAAGGGTGCTTGTCATGGCTCTTTGTTCCTCATCCGTCAGTAGCTGGCGGCCGTGGGGCTCGTTATCGCAGGAACGGATGCCACTCGCGGATCTGCGTGACCGAGACACCCGGAGTGGCGAAATAGGGATCGGCGGCGATAAGCGCCTCAAGGGCCTGCCGGTCGGTTACATCCACGACGATCATCGCCCCTCGATCGTCGGAGAAAGGGCCTGCCATGCGAACCGTTCCCGCGCCGTGGAGGTCAGCGAGCCGGCTGCGATGGGCGGCGCGCGCGGCGAGGCGTTCAGGGGCGTCGGTGAAGGTCAACTCTACGATCCACATGGTGGGCACGGTAGGCCGCCGTGACCGAGCGGGTCTGTATCACTTGATACATGACATCGTTGGGTTCCATCCCGGCATTGCGAACGCTGTCCGCGGATGTGCTGGAGACAGTCACGCGCGACAGCCGCCCGGCAAGGTTCGGCGCTGGGGCGATGATCCGGCCAGCCGGTGCGCGGGCGAACGCCGTCGTGCTGGTGCTGTCCGGCACGGTAGCGGCCGTCCACGCCGAGCGGTCCGGCCGTGAGGTGTGGCCTCAGCAGTGGGTCGGCCCAGCGATCGCGGACAAGCCTGCCGTACTGGATGGCGGTTCGGCGTCAACCGGGTTGCTGGCGGTTACGGTCGCTGCTGTGCGGCTGCTGCCCGCGACCGGGTTCCTGCGGTTGCTGCACGAACAGCATTCGGTACGTGAGCACGTGCTCCGACAACTCGCGCGCGACGTCATAGCCGGTCGACAGCGACTCGCGCAGGCCGTCACGTTGCCGGCGACCGCTCGGATCGCCGCGTGGCTGAATGCGCAGGACCCGGCTGCCCGAGTCGCCTGGCGAGGGTCGCAGGAGCAGTTGGCCCGGGTGCTGGGCCTGAGCCGGGTCACCGTCAACCGGGCGCTCGCACAGCTCACCGGTGTTGGCGCTGTCCGGCTGACCTCCCGGGGAATAGTCATTGCTGACCGGGAGCGTCTCGACAACCTGACGGCCGGTTCCTGACCAGCGGACAGTCCGAGTCACCGTGCCTGCGAGGTGGACGGCCCGGCCGGGGTGATTGCCATTGCGGAGGGCCGGCAGGGACTTGTGGTCAAGGCCGGCCCGTCCATCAAGCCGACCCGGCGCAGGAACGTGCCGGAATCGGTGCGTGCGGCGCGGGCTAGCTGACCCGGCGCTGGACGCGCCACAGGCCGACCGCCGCGAGTAGGGCGCTGACGCCGAGGTACAGCGCCAGTTCGATCCATTGGAATGGCCAGAATCGCCGGTTGGGTTGGTAGGCCAGGTCCACGTGGAGGCCGAGCTTGCCGAGACACACCGCGGTGTCACCGAACGTGCCGTTGGCGCCGGTTTTCGGGGCGTTGTTGAAACACTCGTTGAAGGCGGCGGCGGAGAGTTGCCGGCCGTCGGGTGTCCGGAGTTCGCTGGTGTCGGTGACCCAGGCGTCCGGTATCTCCAGCCCTCCGACGACCGGCCCGCCGGTGATGCTGCCCAGCGACCGGGCCTGGTTGATGGCGTCGACAGTCATCGGTACGGTGACCCGTTCGGCCGGCATGTAGTGCGGTCGCAGCAGGTTCGGTACGGCGAACTGCACCGCGATCACGGCCAGGAACACCAGCGCCATCGCCGGCAGGGTTCGGCGTACCAGCAGCCCGGTGACGGCGCCGAAGACGAAGCCGAAGGCGGCGTACCCGATGGGTGCGATATCCCGCGCGCCGAACAGGATCGCGTTGAACCGGTCGCCGTTCGCCTGGTCGACCGGGGACGCCGCCCAGGTCAAGAGGGCGCTGAGGGTACCGGCGACAGCCATGCTGGCAAGGCCGAGCACCGTCAACTTGACCGCGAGCCAGCGGCGGCGGGGCACGCTCTGGTTCCACACCAGTCGATGGGTGCCGTTCTCCAGTTCCCGGGCGACGAGGGGCGCGCCCCAGAACGCTCCGATGATCGCGGGTACCAGACCGAAGCCGGTGGCGAGGAACAGCATCGCCTGCGTGTACTGGCTCGGCAGTTGCGACGGGTCGCGTACAGCGCGGATTTCCCCGCCGAGGCGCAGCAGGTAGATGGTCGCCAGGACCAGCAGGATCGCTCCGACGAGCGCCTGGACGCGGAACTGGCGCAGACTCATTCTGATCATCGCGAAACCGCCGCATCCCCGCGCGACGCGGCGACCGTTCCGGCGGCCCGGGACATGTAGGCGAGGACCAGTTCCTCCAGGGTGACCGGCTCGGTGTCCGGAGCTGCCGTACGGTCCGGTGCCGCCGCCTCGCCCCGGACGACGGTGTGGCCGTGCTCCGCCCAGATGACCTCGACCCCGGCGGGCGTCCTGGCCGGGTCGCCGACGATCCGGTGGTGCGAGGCGAGCAGATCCGGCACCGGGCCGGCGACCTGGATGCGCGAGTCGCAGAGTACGACGAGGTAGTCGCAGACCTGCTCGACATCGCTCAACAGGTGCGAGGAGAGCACCGCGCTGGCGCCGAGTTCGCCCACGAACTCCACGAGACTGCGCATGAAGCCCTTACGGGCCAGGGGATCCAGTGCGGCGGCGGGCTCGTCGAAGATGAGCAGCTCGGGTCGCTTCGCGGCGGCGATGGCCATCGCGAGCTGCGCGCGTTGACCGCCGGAGAGCCGGCCCGCCTTCTGCGCGGGGTCCAGGCCGACCTCCGCGATCCGCCGCTTGGCCAGCGCCGCGTCCCAGGACGGGTTCAGCCACGCACCCATCTTCAGGTGGTCGGCGACGCTGAACGAGGCGTACACCGGGGTGTCCTGGGCAACGAAACCGACCCGGGCCAGGTGCGCCGCGTTCGCCGCCGGTCTGGACCCGAGGACCGACAACGTACCCGAGGTCGGTGCGATCAGCCCGCAGGCCAGTTGCAGGAGTGTGGATTTGCCGGCGCCGTTCGGGCCGACCAGCCCGACGACACGCCCGCGCGGGATCTTCAGGTCGCAGTCGGTCAGTGCGGTACGGCGGCCGTACCGTTTGGTCAGCCGCTCGGCGTGCAGAACGAGTGGTGTTCGCATGGGTTCATCCTGCGAACCGGCGGGCGGGCCGGGCATCGGTCCAAAGCAGGGGACGGTATGCGGACGACCCTACTTTTGGCCGGTTCGCGTTCGGCGACGATCTCCTAGCCTGCTCGGCATGGACACGACACACCGGACGGCGACGAACACCCTGATGGTGCGTGGGATCGTTCCGCACGGAGCCGGGCGGGCCTCGTAACTTGAACAGGATGAGCATCTGGGAGCGGCTGTTCGGGTTCGCGATGACGGCGGGGCTCGCCGGGGTCCTGCTCGCCGCGCTCGGCATCCAGGCGGTGGCGGTCTCCCAGTCGTGGGGTGCCCGGTACTGGCTCGCCGGTGGTGCGGCGGCCGTCGTGGTCTCCGCGCTCGCGCTGGTACGGCGGCGGCAGCGGGCGTGGGCGGCGGTCGCCGGTCTCGCAATCGCCGGCCTGGCCATCGTGGCGGCCCGGGTGTTCCAGCTCCCGACGGAGCCGGGACCGGCGCTGGCCCTGGCGCTGGCCGTCCTCGTCGGGTCGGCGGTACGCGTGCTGCCTCCCGTACCAGCCGGTCTGCTCGCCGCCGGAGGATTCGTGGTGGTCGGCGGCGCCTACCTCGCCGCCCGGCCGCACTCCTCCGGCGCCCCGGCGGCGGTGGTGATCAACGCGGTGGCCTGGTTCGGCGCGGTCGTGGTCGGGCTGGCACTGCGCCTGCTGGACCATCGGGCGGCGGCCACCGCTGCGAACGTACGCCAGGACGAGCGGTTGGAGCTGGCCCGGGAACTGCACGACGTGGTGGCCCACCACATCACCGGCATGCTGATTCAGGCGCAGGCCGCGCACGTCGTCGCGCGGAGAAACCCGGGGCAGGTGGGCGAGTCGCTGACCGGGATCGAGGCCGCCGGCACCGAGGCGCTGCGCGCGATGCGCCGCGTGGTCGGGCTGCTGCGTGACACCGAGGACGGGCCGCCCGCCTCGGCCGGCCCGGAGCAGCTCGGCGTGCTCATCGAGCGCTTCAACCGGCAGGGTCCGCCGGTGCGTCTGCGGATGCCCGAGGAGAGGACGGCCTGGCCGCCGGAGGTGAACAGCACCGTGTACCGGATCGTCCGGGAGGCCCTGACCAACGTGGCCCGTCACGCGCCGAACGCCGACAGTGTCACCGTCACCGTTGAGCAGAATCCCTCCGGCGTCAGCGTCGAGGTGGTCGACGACGCACCACCGGGTCCCGCCCGCGCCGGGCACCGGGGCGGGTACGGCCTCGTCGGCATGCGGGAACGCGTCGAAACCCTCGGCGGTACGCTGCACGCCGGCCCCCGCCCCGACGCCGGCTGGTCGGTCCTGGCCACCCTGCCCGTCCAGCCTGGATGGTCGCGATGACGATCCGCGTACTGCTCGCCGACGACCAGGTGATGATCCGCAGTGGCCTCAAGCTCATCCTCGAAGACCAGCCGGACATCCGCGTCGTCGCCGAGGCGTCGGACGGCGTCGACGCGATCGCAAAGGCCCGCCAGTTGCGCCCCGACGTCTGCCTGGTGGACATCCGGATGCCCCGGCTCGATGGCATCGAGGTGACCCGGGCACTGGCCGGGCCAGGCGTGCCCAACCCGCTGCGGGTCATCGTCGTCACGACATTCGATCACGACGAATACGTGTACGGGGCACTGCGCGGCGGTGCGACCGGCTTCATCCTCAAGGACGCCGGCCCGGCCCTGCTCGTCGAGGCCGTACGCGCCGCCCACAACGGTGACGCGCTCGTCTCCCCGTCGATCACGGTACGACTGCTACGTCACCTGACCGGGCCGGCACCACAACCCGGCAGGTCGCTGCCGTCGTTGTCGGACCGCGAGATCGAGGTGGTACGGGAGATCGCCCGTGGCCGTACCAACTCGGAGATCGGGGCCGAGCTGTTCATCTCCCTGAGTACGGTCAAAAGCCACCTGTCGACAATCCAGACCAAGCTCGGTCTCCGTAACCGTACCGAGATCGCCATCTGGGCCTACGAGAACCGGATCGTCGAGACCGCCTGAACGCCGTTGCTTCGGGACCGATACGAGGATGGCCGGACGATCTCCTGATCGTGTCGATCAGGTGGGATCGTCCGGCCGTCGCTCGTTTTGGCTACTGCAATCGCCCGTACGAACGTATCCGGGTCATGCTCTCTTTCTTCGAGGTCAGGCGATGCCGCCTCGACGTCGAACCAGCCGGTTACTGATCGCGAGGAATGCGATACCAAGGACGATCATGGTCAGGGCGACGGTGACATAGGTGGAATTCCGGCTTCCGGTGACGGGCAGAGTGCCTTTACGGACCGTGAGGGTTGCCGAGGCGGGAGAGCCCGGGCCGCTCTCGACCGAGGTGACCGGAAGCGTCGTATTGACCTTCGTTCCGGTGCTTGTAGCGGTGACGTTGACCGACACCGTGCAACTCCCGCCGGCCGGCAGGGTCGCGCCGAACAGGCTGATGCTGCTGCTACCGGGAGTCGCGACGATCGTGGCGGAGGCGCAGTTGGTCTGCGCGGCGCTGGGAGTGGAGACCACCAGTCCGGCAGGAAGGTTGTCGACGAAGCTGACGCCGGTCAGGGGCGTGCCCGGGTTGGGGTTGGTGAGGGTGAACCCCAGCGACGTGGTCCCGTCGACGGCGATGGTGCCGTCCGCGAAGGCTTTCGCGATTGTCGGTGCTGCGGCAGCCCTGACGGTGACGCTTGCCGCGGCGGGGATACCTGGGCCGCTCTCGTTCGAGTCCACCGGGCCGCTCGTGTTGACCTTCGTTCCGCTGGTTGTGCCGGTGACGTTGACCGAGAACGTGCAGGTCCCGCCGGCCGGCAGGGTCGCGCCGGTCAG
The Micromonospora pisi DNA segment above includes these coding regions:
- a CDS encoding sensor histidine kinase, with product MSIWERLFGFAMTAGLAGVLLAALGIQAVAVSQSWGARYWLAGGAAAVVVSALALVRRRQRAWAAVAGLAIAGLAIVAARVFQLPTEPGPALALALAVLVGSAVRVLPPVPAGLLAAGGFVVVGGAYLAARPHSSGAPAAVVINAVAWFGAVVVGLALRLLDHRAAATAANVRQDERLELARELHDVVAHHITGMLIQAQAAHVVARRNPGQVGESLTGIEAAGTEALRAMRRVVGLLRDTEDGPPASAGPEQLGVLIERFNRQGPPVRLRMPEERTAWPPEVNSTVYRIVREALTNVARHAPNADSVTVTVEQNPSGVSVEVVDDAPPGPARAGHRGGYGLVGMRERVETLGGTLHAGPRPDAGWSVLATLPVQPGWSR
- a CDS encoding ABC transporter permease subunit, which translates into the protein MIRMSLRQFRVQALVGAILLVLATIYLLRLGGEIRAVRDPSQLPSQYTQAMLFLATGFGLVPAIIGAFWGAPLVARELENGTHRLVWNQSVPRRRWLAVKLTVLGLASMAVAGTLSALLTWAASPVDQANGDRFNAILFGARDIAPIGYAAFGFVFGAVTGLLVRRTLPAMALVFLAVIAVQFAVPNLLRPHYMPAERVTVPMTVDAINQARSLGSITGGPVVGGLEIPDAWVTDTSELRTPDGRQLSAAAFNECFNNAPKTGANGTFGDTAVCLGKLGLHVDLAYQPNRRFWPFQWIELALYLGVSALLAAVGLWRVQRRVS
- a CDS encoding DUF885 domain-containing protein — translated: MVEDFADRLLRDVAGLDPCTAIVEAGEHDVDGLTDYSPEGYQARADLAVRALRELEILGVALPAVTPLHAHLAERLRARIAFHDAGEDLRELHAAATGPLQLIRQAVEAAVPGRGAEGTAYEESWARVGARLAAIPAALDGYARSLLLAAERGHLPARRQVELVTQRCRNWIDDDVALVDRYGEGRQRAPLQAAAQGAREAYQRLAGMLTADLAPRARSEEAFGPQRYALWVRTFLAAEPDLRELYDWGWEEFTAIEAELVAEARALGGSVPEALDRLDSPDAPGTLHSREAFGAWLQELLEATIERLHGVHFDIPAPLRRIESRVTTSSGTAYTGPSRDLTRPGRVWWFLPEDEASFPTWYAYSTAYHEGVPGHHLHIGYEVCRGGLGRRLNLLGGLSGSQEGWALYAERFMDELGLYEQPGARLGYLFMQLLRAARVVLDIGLHLRLPMPSGDGAFWTPDAALQLLRDRCHQGPYASAELARYLGRPGQALAYKVGERVWLAERSSFPGDRRAFHRRALELGSLGLGQLTGALTG
- a CDS encoding response regulator — protein: MTIRVLLADDQVMIRSGLKLILEDQPDIRVVAEASDGVDAIAKARQLRPDVCLVDIRMPRLDGIEVTRALAGPGVPNPLRVIVVTTFDHDEYVYGALRGGATGFILKDAGPALLVEAVRAAHNGDALVSPSITVRLLRHLTGPAPQPGRSLPSLSDREIEVVREIARGRTNSEIGAELFISLSTVKSHLSTIQTKLGLRNRTEIAIWAYENRIVETA
- a CDS encoding Crp/Fnr family transcriptional regulator, which translates into the protein MIRPAGARANAVVLVLSGTVAAVHAERSGREVWPQQWVGPAIADKPAVLDGGSASTGLLAVTVAAVRLLPATGFLRLLHEQHSVREHVLRQLARDVIAGRQRLAQAVTLPATARIAAWLNAQDPAARVAWRGSQEQLARVLGLSRVTVNRALAQLTGVGAVRLTSRGIVIADRERLDNLTAGS
- a CDS encoding YciI family protein, which produces MWIVELTFTDAPERLAARAAHRSRLADLHGAGTVRMAGPFSDDRGAMIVVDVTDRQALEALIAADPYFATPGVSVTQIREWHPFLR
- a CDS encoding winged helix-turn-helix transcriptional regulator, which translates into the protein MTRSAHPEVPPRVEYALTPLGRPLSETQLRMRCPACFTPCMNDARSSGQRPR
- a CDS encoding ABC transporter ATP-binding protein is translated as MRTPLVLHAERLTKRYGRRTALTDCDLKIPRGRVVGLVGPNGAGKSTLLQLACGLIAPTSGTLSVLGSRPAANAAHLARVGFVAQDTPVYASFSVADHLKMGAWLNPSWDAALAKRRIAEVGLDPAQKAGRLSGGQRAQLAMAIAAAKRPELLIFDEPAAALDPLARKGFMRSLVEFVGELGASAVLSSHLLSDVEQVCDYLVVLCDSRIQVAGPVPDLLASHHRIVGDPARTPAGVEVIWAEHGHTVVRGEAAAPDRTAAPDTEPVTLEELVLAYMSRAAGTVAASRGDAAVSR